One Sediminibacillus dalangtanensis genomic region harbors:
- the iolB gene encoding 5-deoxy-glucuronate isomerase — MDRFIKAADQKGYRDIFSEDYELLEYLAFGKLALDKGESFSADTSSYETALVILTGTASVETEGEKWKQLGGRESVFSGKATTVYLPCQSSYQITADTDVQIAVCKVKAENKYQPFVVRPDEVVVHNRGEKQWNRTVNDIIADNANGRVHRMVLGETINDEGQWSGYPPHKHDGEFAPEEPNLEEIYHYQVNPEQGFGVQHHYTKDGKIDTAYPIRHGDSFAIDIGYHPVGAAGGYQVYYLWFMAGESGRKLNPYEDPAHKWLHEK; from the coding sequence GTGGATCGTTTTATTAAAGCCGCAGATCAAAAAGGGTATCGGGATATTTTTTCAGAGGATTATGAGCTCCTGGAATACTTGGCATTTGGCAAACTAGCACTGGATAAAGGAGAGAGCTTTTCAGCAGACACAAGCTCTTATGAAACTGCTTTAGTCATTCTGACAGGAACGGCATCTGTCGAAACGGAAGGAGAAAAATGGAAACAACTGGGCGGAAGAGAAAGCGTTTTCTCCGGGAAAGCTACGACTGTTTATCTGCCGTGCCAGTCTTCTTATCAAATAACTGCTGATACGGATGTGCAAATAGCAGTCTGTAAAGTAAAGGCCGAAAATAAATATCAGCCTTTCGTCGTCCGACCGGATGAAGTAGTCGTACATAACCGCGGTGAAAAGCAATGGAATCGTACCGTAAATGATATTATTGCGGATAATGCTAACGGAAGAGTCCACCGAATGGTTCTTGGGGAAACGATCAACGATGAAGGACAATGGTCGGGTTATCCACCACATAAACATGATGGGGAATTTGCACCGGAAGAACCCAATCTTGAAGAGATTTACCACTATCAAGTAAACCCGGAACAGGGATTCGGCGTGCAGCATCATTATACGAAGGACGGAAAAATCGATACAGCATATCCGATAAGACACGGTGACAGCTTTGCAATCGATATTGGCTATCACCCAGTTGGAGCTGCTGGCGGTTATCAAGTCTACTACTTATGGTTCATGGCTGGAGAGTCCGGCCGGAAATTAAATCCCTATGAAGATCCTGCTCACAAGTGGCTGCACGAAAAATAA
- a CDS encoding M24 family metallopeptidase — MVENRKVHRLREMLTAGNKTGILLTLQKNISWLTNGRSFINTASEKSPASILVTKTKIALFVNNIEAERLIEEEFDLKFDYTEVFPWYEPKQFELLLSNYVDKQELLLDLQVEEQLLQVRTILTGEDREEVQIQGRLTGEAIEQVAFELKQGESEYQLAGRLAKCCLDRGLEPIVNLAAVDDRAFKRRHPLPTSNRLERYTMLVVCTRKKGKVVSASRLVHFGEPSDTIKERHRGVIAVDSRLIAATQQGVDFQTLYELMKTAYSDAGYPEEWKYHHQGGLSGYNTRERLLLPEHADHVVQTGQVFAWNPSITGVKSEDTILVGGNGSEIVSYTGNYPMLEVKAGNKVVERPDILIR, encoded by the coding sequence ATGGTCGAAAACAGGAAAGTCCACCGGTTGCGTGAGATGTTAACCGCAGGGAATAAAACCGGTATATTGCTGACCTTGCAAAAAAACATTTCATGGCTGACAAATGGGCGAAGTTTTATCAACACAGCATCGGAGAAATCACCGGCAAGTATTCTTGTAACGAAAACGAAGATAGCACTATTTGTAAATAATATAGAAGCGGAGCGCCTGATCGAAGAGGAATTTGATTTGAAATTCGATTATACGGAAGTGTTTCCCTGGTATGAACCAAAGCAGTTTGAGTTGCTTCTTTCCAACTATGTCGACAAACAAGAGCTTTTACTCGATCTTCAGGTAGAAGAACAGTTACTGCAGGTGCGAACCATTTTGACGGGGGAAGATAGGGAAGAAGTTCAAATACAGGGAAGACTTACTGGTGAAGCGATTGAACAAGTCGCTTTTGAACTCAAACAGGGGGAAAGTGAGTATCAACTGGCCGGACGTCTTGCCAAGTGCTGTCTCGATCGGGGGCTAGAACCGATCGTCAATTTGGCGGCGGTGGATGATCGTGCTTTCAAACGCCGCCATCCACTTCCAACCTCCAATCGATTGGAACGTTATACCATGTTGGTTGTCTGCACTAGGAAGAAGGGAAAGGTAGTATCTGCCTCCAGACTTGTACATTTCGGCGAACCGTCTGACACAATAAAAGAGCGGCACCGTGGGGTAATTGCGGTGGATTCCCGTCTGATAGCAGCTACTCAACAGGGTGTTGACTTTCAGACGCTTTATGAGCTGATGAAGACTGCATATAGCGATGCGGGATACCCGGAAGAGTGGAAATATCACCATCAGGGAGGTCTTTCTGGATATAACACAAGAGAAAGACTGCTGTTGCCTGAGCACGCAGATCATGTTGTGCAAACAGGGCAGGTTTTTGCCTGGAATCCGAGTATTACAGGAGTCAAATCAGAAGATACCATTCTTGTTGGAGGAAACGGGTCTGAAATTGTAAGCTATACTGGAAATTATCCAATGTTGGAAGTAAAAGCAGGGAATAAAGTCGTCGAACGGCCGGATATCCTGATTCGTTGA
- a CDS encoding multi antimicrobial extrusion protein MatE — MKKQSDRFGYKQLAGFFIPLGFSASLTSITHVIINGTLSRGEHAAFIIACYAVAFSLFGIIERPVIVFRQTCSALVNDRLAFRKLWLFMVYILAVIIGLSMAMAFSSMGDWVYVKLFNADENMVHTISEAFTVIAVVIIFSGIRGIYQGIIINHLQTKWLTIGVVIRLVAMFVIAYLFVAFDYVKSVTGSVIFLTGMIMECGISVWKGKRILTTHYPKQVEPLSMKEISQFYMPLVFYFLIQTILIPIIYVFLAQTENMELGIASFALAYSITQMLMSFFMYTHQLVLQLYETNKQKVVRFMGAVSLLPTLLLLLLCYTPAGYWFMETIMGANGELAESTLAVMKFFIIKTLVFPWVDFLNGFLMLHRQTRKMLIAQLLNLVTVVLSIWLFVRLFPAWNGISGSLAASVGEFVGLIMVSIIIYQMTRKTKRQKQDWKAG; from the coding sequence GTGAAGAAACAATCTGACCGATTCGGCTACAAGCAACTGGCAGGATTTTTTATTCCGCTTGGTTTTTCGGCGAGTTTGACATCAATCACGCATGTGATCATTAATGGTACGTTAAGTCGTGGCGAACATGCAGCATTTATTATAGCCTGTTACGCGGTGGCGTTTTCACTGTTCGGGATTATTGAACGCCCCGTCATCGTTTTCCGGCAGACATGTTCCGCTTTGGTGAATGACAGGCTCGCATTCCGGAAGCTGTGGCTGTTCATGGTTTATATACTTGCCGTCATTATCGGATTAAGTATGGCAATGGCTTTCAGCTCAATGGGTGACTGGGTATATGTTAAACTTTTTAACGCAGACGAGAATATGGTTCACACCATTTCAGAAGCTTTTACAGTAATCGCGGTAGTAATTATTTTTTCAGGAATCCGCGGGATATATCAAGGAATCATCATCAACCACTTGCAGACAAAGTGGCTCACCATCGGGGTCGTTATCCGACTGGTGGCTATGTTTGTCATTGCTTATTTGTTTGTCGCATTCGATTATGTAAAAAGCGTCACCGGTTCGGTCATTTTTTTGACAGGAATGATTATGGAATGTGGCATCAGTGTCTGGAAAGGTAAACGAATTCTGACAACCCACTATCCGAAACAGGTTGAGCCACTTTCGATGAAAGAAATTTCCCAATTTTATATGCCGCTCGTCTTTTATTTTCTTATCCAAACGATTTTGATTCCTATTATCTATGTATTCTTGGCCCAAACGGAAAACATGGAATTAGGGATTGCATCCTTTGCTCTTGCTTACAGCATCACCCAGATGTTAATGAGTTTCTTTATGTACACACATCAACTCGTCCTGCAATTATACGAAACGAATAAGCAGAAGGTTGTACGGTTTATGGGAGCAGTCAGTTTACTGCCGACACTGCTTCTTTTACTGCTTTGTTATACACCAGCTGGTTACTGGTTCATGGAAACGATCATGGGGGCAAATGGTGAACTCGCCGAGTCAACACTGGCGGTGATGAAATTTTTCATCATTAAAACGCTCGTATTTCCATGGGTCGACTTCTTAAATGGATTCCTTATGTTGCACCGGCAAACGAGGAAAATGCTCATTGCTCAGCTTTTGAATTTGGTCACTGTCGTTCTGAGTATTTGGCTGTTTGTCCGGCTGTTCCCAGCATGGAATGGCATCAGTGGTTCTCTTGCAGCATCGGTGGGGGAATTTGTCGGTCTTATTATGGTAAGCATAATTATCTACCAAATGACAAGAAAAACAAAACGGCAAAAGCAGGATTGGAAAGCAGGATAA
- a CDS encoding sensor histidine kinase: MRFRPFYSSIKIKNKIFSISLLLLLIFCIIGMITYHYFTQLYEERIYQESADMLQLSSTVIDEELKKIENLTFQVSTDSLVQEYMETINERKLGFEDYKTKANLLERLLTFASSERYISSIQVIDRFGEKYTTGYDTKIENDAEKIRKLVYASQGSNTWSKIEGKNGISAARLIRRKENVSLANMGILIVSVDMNKFVDQTLDFSKNKNFIVTNGKEIYYQNKGNGLDVQELPDNVNDSGYKVVDFSGEDFLLTYKHSRFSKLTYFHLLPFSDITKQSQTIKRIMIICFLFMLTLTILLSRKAAENISKPLEELSARMKQVQEGDFEEQATVPEKYYNDEVGQLHVNFRSMLDKINQLIKENYTKQLIIKETEYKALQAQINPHFLYNTLDSINWLAKINQQEKISVMAEALGNMMRNIISKKAAMITIKEELEIVNNYVTIQKYRYENRLEFTLCDWEVFEDCQIPKLTIQPIVENAIQHGLEEMVTPCRVIVRFKRIDENLQIIVEDNGPGIEENKLEGIYKGEIRSKSSGIGLKNINERIKLMFGEEYGIMIESQVDIGTRVKILIPNMVG; this comes from the coding sequence ATGCGATTTCGTCCTTTTTACAGCAGTATTAAAATAAAAAATAAAATATTTTCGATTTCCTTACTGCTTTTATTGATTTTTTGCATAATCGGAATGATTACCTACCATTATTTTACTCAGCTATACGAAGAGCGTATCTATCAGGAGTCTGCTGATATGCTGCAATTATCTTCCACTGTCATCGACGAAGAATTGAAAAAAATCGAAAACCTGACCTTTCAAGTCAGCACGGATTCTCTCGTTCAGGAGTACATGGAAACGATCAATGAGCGAAAGCTGGGATTTGAAGATTATAAAACAAAAGCAAACTTGTTGGAGCGACTGCTTACCTTTGCTTCAAGTGAAAGGTACATATCTTCCATCCAGGTGATCGACCGGTTTGGGGAGAAGTACACGACCGGTTATGATACAAAAATAGAAAACGACGCGGAAAAAATACGCAAGCTTGTTTACGCGTCACAGGGTTCCAATACGTGGTCCAAGATAGAAGGGAAAAATGGGATTTCGGCAGCGAGGCTGATCCGGAGAAAGGAAAATGTCAGTCTTGCCAATATGGGGATTCTTATCGTATCGGTAGATATGAACAAGTTTGTCGACCAGACACTGGATTTTTCTAAAAATAAAAATTTCATCGTGACCAACGGAAAAGAAATCTATTACCAAAACAAGGGAAACGGGCTGGACGTTCAAGAATTGCCTGATAACGTAAATGACAGCGGTTACAAAGTGGTGGATTTTTCTGGTGAAGACTTTTTACTCACATACAAGCATTCCCGTTTTTCCAAGCTCACTTACTTTCATTTACTCCCCTTCAGCGATATTACCAAGCAGTCTCAAACGATTAAACGAATTATGATTATTTGTTTTCTGTTCATGCTTACACTGACAATCCTGCTGAGCAGGAAAGCTGCAGAGAATATATCTAAACCTTTGGAAGAATTGTCTGCAAGGATGAAGCAAGTTCAAGAGGGTGACTTCGAAGAACAAGCCACCGTTCCGGAAAAATACTATAATGACGAGGTTGGCCAGCTACATGTCAATTTCCGTTCTATGCTGGATAAAATCAATCAACTCATCAAAGAAAACTACACGAAACAATTGATTATCAAAGAAACGGAATATAAAGCACTGCAGGCACAAATCAATCCCCATTTTCTTTATAACACACTGGACTCAATCAATTGGCTCGCCAAAATCAACCAACAGGAAAAAATCTCGGTCATGGCCGAAGCACTTGGCAATATGATGCGCAACATTATCAGCAAGAAGGCAGCGATGATCACCATAAAGGAAGAATTAGAGATTGTTAATAATTATGTCACCATCCAAAAGTATCGTTATGAAAACAGATTGGAATTTACGCTTTGCGATTGGGAAGTATTCGAAGATTGTCAAATTCCAAAGTTGACTATTCAGCCAATAGTCGAAAACGCGATTCAGCATGGATTAGAAGAGATGGTAACACCATGCCGGGTTATCGTGCGTTTTAAGCGTATAGATGAAAATCTGCAAATTATAGTGGAAGATAACGGTCCGGGAATCGAAGAAAATAAATTGGAAGGAATTTATAAAGGGGAAATCCGATCGAAAAGCTCGGGAATAGGATTAAAAAACATTAACGAGCGCATCAAGCTGATGTTTGGTGAGGAATACGGCATCATGATTGAAAGTCAAGTGGATATAGGAACAAGGGTGAAAATATTAATTCCGAATATGGTGGGGTGA
- a CDS encoding response regulator transcription factor: MYRVLLVDDEINILEGIAALVDWSSCNTSLQVKATNGQMAFELIRENPPDIVITDIKMPGMNGVELIQQVHRQYPEIRFIVLSGYDEFEFAKTAMECNVKHYLLKPSNEKKIEDALNQVVADLDEQNQKRDFLERMRSHLQKVMPKAKEQFLKDYITNKSYSLQDWETYSQMFGLQTTSKLFRLLVLVVDGAHEYEQQFALKEMVTERMGEQQSVPMSTTIGERIVLLLEDMPVTELSEYLKEMKKTYKSFYQKTFTTAISNAGTINELRMLYNEAINCLTQRFYLADGSIITVQDIGEADDARFKELQYDHEDLLLAVRSGNTEAMRHYLSDFFDDIHHRKLEVGLVKSHCLELYMSIIRQADQQAMDRYFQQIILFQQYNRFGEIKQYISEIAEEITAYHYERTKQTQTNIISRVISYVENNLAEEEMSLSKIAADVLYMNPDYLGKLFKKEKGERFSNFLINRRMEKAKRLIEETEQVKVFEVAEAVGFGNNPRYFGQVFKKHTGMTPTEYKMHSIKN, from the coding sequence TTGTATCGTGTACTGTTGGTCGACGATGAGATTAATATTCTGGAGGGGATAGCCGCACTGGTTGACTGGTCTTCTTGCAACACATCATTACAAGTAAAGGCTACGAATGGCCAAATGGCTTTTGAGCTGATTAGGGAAAATCCGCCGGACATTGTCATTACGGATATCAAAATGCCGGGAATGAACGGGGTGGAATTGATTCAGCAAGTACATCGTCAATATCCAGAGATTCGTTTTATCGTCTTATCTGGATACGACGAATTTGAATTTGCTAAAACAGCTATGGAGTGTAACGTTAAGCACTATTTGTTAAAGCCGAGCAATGAAAAGAAAATCGAGGATGCGCTGAACCAGGTAGTAGCTGATTTAGATGAACAAAATCAGAAACGGGATTTTTTAGAAAGAATGAGAAGTCACTTACAAAAAGTGATGCCTAAAGCGAAAGAACAATTTTTGAAAGATTATATCACAAATAAAAGCTACAGCCTTCAGGATTGGGAAACCTACAGTCAAATGTTCGGACTGCAAACAACCTCCAAACTTTTCCGGCTGCTAGTACTGGTTGTCGATGGAGCACACGAATACGAACAACAATTTGCCTTGAAGGAAATGGTCACCGAACGGATGGGGGAACAGCAGTCGGTCCCTATGTCCACTACCATCGGTGAACGGATTGTCCTCCTGCTGGAAGATATGCCGGTGACGGAATTATCTGAATACTTAAAAGAAATGAAAAAGACCTATAAAAGCTTCTATCAAAAGACATTCACAACGGCAATCAGTAACGCAGGAACGATCAATGAATTGAGGATGTTATACAATGAAGCGATCAATTGCTTGACCCAGCGTTTTTATCTTGCCGACGGCAGTATTATCACTGTCCAGGATATTGGGGAAGCAGACGATGCCAGATTTAAAGAATTGCAATACGATCATGAAGATTTGTTATTAGCAGTCCGGAGTGGTAACACAGAAGCGATGCGCCATTATTTAAGTGATTTTTTTGATGATATTCATCATCGCAAGCTTGAGGTGGGATTGGTGAAATCCCATTGCCTGGAATTATACATGTCCATCATACGGCAAGCGGACCAGCAAGCTATGGATCGATACTTCCAACAAATCATTTTATTTCAGCAATACAATCGCTTTGGGGAAATAAAACAATATATCAGTGAAATCGCAGAAGAAATTACCGCTTACCATTATGAACGGACAAAACAAACCCAGACGAACATTATTAGCAGGGTGATCAGCTATGTGGAAAACAATCTTGCTGAAGAGGAGATGTCGCTCTCCAAAATTGCTGCGGATGTGCTTTATATGAATCCTGACTATTTGGGAAAGCTGTTCAAGAAGGAGAAGGGAGAACGTTTTTCGAACTTTTTGATTAACCGGAGAATGGAAAAAGCAAAAAGGTTAATCGAAGAGACAGAGCAAGTCAAAGTATTCGAAGTCGCAGAAGCGGTAGGCTTCGGTAATAACCCGCGTTATTTCGGGCAGGTTTTCAAAAAACATACGGGAATGACACCTACCGAATATAAAATGCATTCCATTAAAAACTAG
- a CDS encoding ABC transporter substrate-binding protein — translation MKKSLLWSLALAFVLFLSACSGSDEASGEGGSDDSGEDGDQVTLRMTWWGSQSRHDQTQEIIKKFEEENPDIKIDAEFTGFDGYFEKMAAQAAGNNLPDIMQQNFGEYLNQYADKGLLADLTEYVESGQINVEGVSDTVMESGKKEGKLLGIPTGTNALTAFYNTDMLEEAGAEIPDENWTWDDYVATARKVHEETGEFGARLMEPKNLFEYYLREKGYKLFNEDGTDLGYNDDQLLADYFTLNKQLVDDGVAPGYDTIQQIKGVEDELIVHGKAPFDFRWSNQATALTSAAGDRNLEMTLLPGANNTEGMYLKPAMLWSVSENSEHKEEAVRFIDFFTNNIEVYKIGGSDRGVPIKEDIRNQMADDLSETDKKVFDYIELVTENSSPIDSNFPPESSEVLAALEEVDELVMYGELSPEEGAAQFREKATSILTR, via the coding sequence ATGAAGAAAAGCTTGTTATGGAGTTTGGCGTTGGCCTTCGTTTTGTTTTTATCTGCATGTTCAGGATCGGATGAAGCGTCGGGTGAGGGCGGAAGCGATGACAGTGGAGAAGACGGGGATCAAGTGACACTAAGGATGACTTGGTGGGGATCTCAAAGCAGGCATGACCAAACACAAGAAATTATCAAGAAGTTTGAGGAAGAAAACCCGGACATTAAGATTGATGCAGAATTCACCGGATTTGACGGCTATTTTGAAAAAATGGCCGCACAAGCTGCAGGTAATAATCTTCCGGATATTATGCAGCAAAACTTCGGAGAATACCTCAATCAATATGCAGACAAGGGATTGCTTGCAGACTTAACTGAATACGTGGAAAGTGGCCAAATCAATGTCGAAGGTGTAAGTGATACAGTAATGGAATCCGGTAAGAAGGAAGGAAAGCTGCTTGGAATTCCTACAGGGACAAATGCATTAACAGCCTTTTACAACACCGATATGTTGGAAGAAGCAGGTGCGGAAATTCCTGACGAAAACTGGACGTGGGACGATTACGTTGCTACTGCGAGAAAGGTACACGAAGAGACAGGGGAATTCGGGGCAAGGTTGATGGAACCAAAGAATTTATTTGAATATTACTTGCGGGAAAAAGGTTATAAGTTATTCAACGAGGACGGCACAGATCTAGGATATAATGATGACCAGTTGCTTGCTGATTATTTCACTTTGAACAAACAGCTGGTAGATGACGGAGTGGCACCTGGTTATGATACCATCCAGCAAATAAAAGGGGTCGAGGATGAATTAATTGTCCACGGAAAAGCACCTTTTGATTTCAGGTGGTCCAACCAGGCAACCGCATTGACCAGTGCTGCGGGTGACCGCAATTTGGAGATGACATTGTTGCCAGGGGCTAACAATACGGAAGGAATGTATTTAAAACCGGCAATGCTTTGGTCAGTTAGTGAAAACTCAGAGCATAAGGAAGAAGCAGTACGTTTTATCGATTTCTTTACTAATAACATCGAGGTTTACAAAATAGGCGGATCTGACAGAGGGGTTCCGATTAAAGAAGACATTCGCAACCAGATGGCTGATGACTTGAGCGAGACGGATAAGAAGGTGTTCGATTACATCGAATTGGTGACAGAGAACAGCTCTCCTATCGATTCCAACTTCCCGCCTGAGTCTTCTGAAGTATTAGCTGCTTTGGAGGAAGTCGATGAGCTTGTTATGTATGGAGAACTATCTCCAGAGGAAGGCGCAGCCCAGTTTAGAGAGAAAGCAACATCGATTTTAACCAGATAA
- a CDS encoding carbohydrate ABC transporter permease, whose translation MEPLKPARRKVKKDNRNTTGYLFISPFLLGFFTLTIFPILYSLYLSFTDYDLMGTPSWIGLDNYVRMFTDDPTFWKSMKVTFFYAGIAVPIRLVFALLVAMALNKIVEMVGLYRTLLYLPSVVGGSIAVSIMWRQLFGNDGAVNSILGALGLPTHSWLGDPDTAIWTLIVLYGWQFGSSMLIFLAGLRNIPKTYYEASSVDGAGPVKQFFIITIPLLTPVILFNTIMQVIQGFMAFTPSFVVTNGGPVNSTLLYVLYMYQRAFEYFDMGYASAMAWVMLVIIAIFTALIFKSSPHWVHYESDTK comes from the coding sequence ATGGAGCCGCTCAAGCCTGCCCGGCGCAAGGTGAAGAAAGACAACCGTAACACAACTGGTTATTTGTTCATATCACCGTTTTTGCTGGGATTTTTTACGTTGACAATCTTTCCGATTTTGTATTCCTTGTATTTGTCTTTCACTGACTATGATTTGATGGGCACGCCCAGTTGGATCGGACTCGATAACTATGTACGGATGTTTACCGATGATCCAACCTTTTGGAAGTCGATGAAAGTGACCTTTTTTTATGCAGGGATTGCCGTTCCGATTCGTCTCGTTTTTGCACTCTTGGTAGCGATGGCTTTGAATAAAATCGTTGAGATGGTCGGTTTGTACAGGACACTTCTTTATTTGCCATCTGTGGTAGGGGGCAGTATCGCCGTATCGATTATGTGGCGACAACTTTTCGGGAATGATGGTGCAGTCAACTCGATTTTAGGTGCACTGGGACTACCGACCCATTCTTGGTTGGGGGACCCTGATACGGCAATTTGGACCTTGATCGTGCTATATGGATGGCAGTTTGGTTCATCGATGTTGATTTTTCTTGCTGGCCTCCGTAACATACCGAAAACTTATTACGAAGCTTCTAGTGTCGATGGCGCTGGACCGGTTAAACAATTCTTCATCATCACCATACCGTTACTGACACCCGTTATTTTGTTCAATACGATTATGCAGGTAATCCAAGGATTCATGGCCTTTACACCGAGTTTTGTCGTAACGAATGGCGGACCAGTCAACAGTACGTTGCTATATGTCCTGTACATGTACCAGCGTGCGTTTGAATACTTTGATATGGGTTATGCCTCTGCTATGGCTTGGGTGATGCTAGTCATTATTGCCATTTTCACTGCGTTGATTTTCAAAAGTTCACCCCATTGGGTTCATTATGAATCGGATACTAAATAA
- a CDS encoding carbohydrate ABC transporter permease has translation MKNKKWKKIVQHTVMIVFTLIMIYPLVWMVSSSLKESSSVFVDAHSLIPEGWHFENYITGWKGFGGISFSTFFINSAIISVVATIGSILSSTLIAYGFARVKFAGKNIWFVCMMLTMMLPFEMVMIPQYIMFNKFNWIDTYLPLILPTFFGIPFFIFLIMQFIRTIPTELDEAAKIDGCNSFQIFYRIIVPLIVPAMMTSAIFSFYWRWDDFMGPLIYLSTPEKYPVSLALKLFSDPNSVTNWGAMFAMSTLSIVPIFVIFFLFQRYIVDGISTSGLKS, from the coding sequence ATGAAAAATAAAAAATGGAAAAAGATAGTGCAGCATACGGTCATGATTGTGTTCACGCTGATTATGATTTATCCGCTCGTATGGATGGTCAGCAGTTCCCTGAAGGAGAGCTCCAGTGTGTTTGTTGACGCCCATTCCCTGATACCCGAAGGCTGGCATTTTGAAAATTATATCACCGGCTGGAAAGGTTTTGGTGGAATCTCCTTCAGTACATTCTTTATCAATTCGGCAATCATTTCTGTTGTGGCTACCATTGGCAGTATATTATCTTCTACTTTGATTGCCTATGGATTTGCCAGGGTGAAATTCGCCGGTAAGAACATATGGTTTGTTTGTATGATGCTGACGATGATGCTGCCGTTTGAAATGGTAATGATTCCCCAGTATATCATGTTTAACAAATTTAACTGGATTGATACTTATTTGCCGTTGATTTTGCCGACATTTTTCGGAATCCCATTTTTTATCTTTTTAATCATGCAGTTTATCCGCACTATACCGACGGAACTTGATGAAGCAGCGAAGATAGATGGATGTAATAGTTTTCAAATTTTCTATCGAATTATTGTTCCGTTGATTGTACCGGCAATGATGACTTCGGCGATTTTTTCTTTTTATTGGAGATGGGATGATTTTATGGGACCGCTGATCTATTTATCTACTCCAGAAAAGTATCCGGTTTCCTTGGCATTGAAGCTGTTTTCAGATCCTAACTCCGTTACGAATTGGGGAGCGATGTTTGCGATGTCAACTCTTAGTATCGTGCCGATATTTGTGATTTTCTTCCTCTTCCAGCGTTACATTGTCGATGGAATCAGTACAAGTGGACTAAAATCTTAA
- a CDS encoding glycoside hydrolase family 88/105 protein → MVTTNQSKTASPLKTPLDWAKAACDSLMAAYKPAELPPDGRWHYHQGVFLESMRQLKAHIGGEDYEKYIKAYVDYNIDENGNFLWNRKELDAIQAGLLLFELDEQTDDSRYRTAAGKLRNMFPTLNRTSDGGFWHKDGYPYQMWLDGLYMGGVFAMNYSEKYDEPELLEMVLEQERLMRKHTRDQQTGLYHHAWDESRKQPWADKETGKSPEFWGRAIGWYGITFNEILDFLPESHASRVEVSSALRDLAVSLVGYQDEKTGLWYQVVDKPDHPGNWIETSCSALFVYTIARAIRGGHLDESYLPYAVKGYRGLIERMQFDENGRFIMPEICIGTGVGDYQHYINRPKTENDLHGVGAFVLASMEMQELLPAL, encoded by the coding sequence GTGGTTACAACCAATCAATCAAAAACTGCTAGTCCATTAAAAACACCTTTAGACTGGGCAAAGGCTGCGTGTGACTCTCTTATGGCTGCTTATAAACCGGCCGAATTGCCCCCCGACGGCCGCTGGCATTACCATCAAGGGGTGTTTCTGGAAAGTATGCGGCAGTTGAAAGCACATATTGGGGGGGAAGACTACGAAAAATATATAAAAGCCTATGTTGATTATAATATTGATGAAAATGGAAACTTCTTGTGGAACCGCAAAGAACTGGATGCCATTCAGGCCGGTTTGCTGTTATTTGAACTGGATGAGCAAACGGATGATTCCCGTTATCGGACGGCTGCTGGTAAATTGCGTAACATGTTTCCGACTTTAAACCGGACTTCAGACGGCGGATTTTGGCATAAAGACGGCTATCCCTATCAAATGTGGCTTGATGGTCTCTATATGGGCGGTGTTTTTGCCATGAATTACAGTGAAAAATACGATGAACCGGAACTGTTGGAAATGGTATTGGAACAAGAGCGACTAATGAGAAAACATACGAGGGATCAGCAGACAGGTTTGTACCACCATGCCTGGGATGAAAGCAGAAAGCAGCCATGGGCGGATAAAGAGACAGGGAAATCCCCAGAATTCTGGGGAAGAGCTATCGGCTGGTATGGCATTACATTTAATGAAATCCTTGATTTTCTGCCGGAAAGCCATGCTTCAAGAGTGGAGGTATCCTCCGCCTTGCGTGATCTGGCGGTAAGCCTAGTCGGCTATCAGGATGAGAAAACGGGCTTATGGTACCAGGTGGTTGATAAACCGGATCATCCAGGCAACTGGATTGAAACGTCTTGTTCCGCTTTGTTCGTGTATACGATTGCGCGAGCTATCCGGGGTGGCCATCTTGATGAAAGTTACCTGCCATATGCAGTTAAAGGGTATAGAGGGTTGATCGAGCGCATGCAGTTTGACGAGAATGGACGATTTATCATGCCGGAAATATGTATCGGGACCGGTGTGGGAGATTACCAGCACTATATCAATCGTCCGAAAACGGAAAACGATTTACATGGTGTTGGTGCGTTTGTCCTGGCCAGTATGGAGATGCAAGAACTGTTACCGGCCTTGTAA